From the genome of Clostridia bacterium, one region includes:
- the spoVG gene encoding septation regulator SpoVG, which translates to MNITDIRVRKVNSVVGKMKAVVSITIDDSFVVHDIKVIEGQEKLFIAMPSRKTPDGEFKDIAHPINAATRESLEQLILNEYEKVMAEEESEE; encoded by the coding sequence ATGAATATCACAGATATCCGTGTTCGTAAGGTTAACTCTGTTGTTGGCAAAATGAAAGCAGTTGTTTCCATTACAATTGATGATTCCTTCGTAGTACATGATATTAAAGTTATCGAAGGGCAGGAAAAACTCTTTATCGCTATGCCTAGCAGAAAAACTCCGGATGGAGAATTTAAAGACATAGCACATCCGATTAACGCTGCTACAAGAGAAAGTTTAGAGCAGTTAATTCTTAACGAATACGAAAAAGTTATGGCTGAAGAAGAATCGGAAGAATAA